Within the Bradyrhizobium ottawaense genome, the region CAAGCGGCTCGGCGTCGCTCAGCCGCCGCTTAGCCAAACGATCAAGCGGCTCGAGACAAAACTCGGTTGCGCGCTGTTCGAGCGTCATACGAGGCGGACGGACCTGACCGAGGCAGGCAGGGCCTTAAGGGAAGCGACGGCGAGAATCATGGATGAATTGGGCCGAGCCGTGAGCGACGTCAGACGACTTGATGCTGGCGAGAGCGGGTCGCTGGCGGTCGGTTTTCCTACCACGGTCGCTGTCACCATCCTGCCGAAGATCTTGCGGGATTTCCGCAACCGGAATCCGAAGATAGAACTGAGACTCTATGAGGTGCCTAGCATGGAGCAAGTCGAGCGAATTCGCGCGGGCTCACTCGATCTTGGCTTTGTCAACGAACCGATTGTCAGACCCGAACTGCAGTCGGTCAGTGTGCAAGTCGAACCGTTCGACCTGCTGCTACCCGCGAAACACAAACTGCTGCGACGTCGCGGCCCAATCCCAGTGGAGGCTCTATCCGGTGAAG harbors:
- a CDS encoding LysR family transcriptional regulator, with amino-acid sequence MRDLRAFMVLAEELHFGEAAKRLGVAQPPLSQTIKRLETKLGCALFERHTRRTDLTEAGRALREATARIMDELGRAVSDVRRLDAGESGSLAVGFPTTVAVTILPKILRDFRNRNPKIELRLYEVPSMEQVERIRAGSLDLGFVNEPIVRPELQSVSVQVEPFDLLLPAKHKLLRRRGPIPVEALSGEGFIMFPRKLGSAFNDRILEICQAGNFTPRVVQEALTWSTIAALVDANIGVSLVPSSLRRLRVGNVVYRSISPCAVQTFTSVVWRTENRRPALLRFVEAVKMAG